In a single window of the Flavobacterium sp. W4I14 genome:
- a CDS encoding SNF2 family DNA or RNA helicase (product_source=COG0553; cath_funfam=3.40.50.10810,3.40.50.300; cog=COG0553; pfam=PF00176,PF00271; smart=SM00487,SM00490; superfamily=52540), whose protein sequence is MSEQVTAHLVSEQNPYDYILKDFNLKNLSQIVILKHLSGLIHTDVKGFYQLFPEQIEIDFAALSDEASGLPFPIVQVQQHSNSVKLSCRCATPKHKLCEHQARVLYNILQRQDLLIFFDANLRKQRLLKIAVDYGLEKEENLDLLFNLSYENGQVDIRPKMDALQPFNKEAQQNLQELLLPATKAKTRLQAKNDQRKMILVFGQHRYYNNLTVELFEAETTKSGKVKNPIKGINPADLLFKTNDNDQVKFYSGITTFQQNYNSDQSEAEIEALKAIVKNPEQIPFYLQDSKQSVAIQASTITAVDVHLLEVDLRLSVNQRDDYYEITGRLIIEGKSYELDNLVLVHQYFVKLNNQLYLIGRLDFLRVIGFFKKQSNRLILHKTKYPEFQKVILVPLEGSIHVDYSYLKPATKSQIEEKGFDLENEQLIYLSESEDYILLTPVMRYGNLEIPVLSKKQIQAQDKLGNLFTLHRDENAELQFIGNVLKQHPYFYDQETNDSFYLHRKRFLEEAWFLEAFEVWRNKGIHILGFNQLKNNKLSEFQAKINIEVLSGTDWFETKVKVKFGKQQVALKHLHKSIRNKSKFVTLGDGTQGILPHEWIEKFAAYFSAGEVTEDAILTPKIKFASINELYEDALLDGDVKNELKLYKQKFEGTDSIQEVEVPKGLTATLRHYQKDGLNWLNFLDDFNFGSCLADDMGLGKTIQVLAFILSQREKVKHNTNLVVVPASLIFNWKAEVEKFAPSIKIKTIYAGERTKTTDTFDDYEIILTSYGTLLSDIRFLKDYRFNYIFLDESQLIKNPDSQRYKAVRMLQSRNKVTMTGTPIENNTFDLYGQLSFACPGLFGSKQQFADLYSTPIDQFKDSRRAEELQKKIRPFILRRTKEQVAKELPDKTEIVLYCEMGAEQREVYEANKKEIQDFILGKQEDELPKSSMHVLKSITTLRQICNSAALLADGKSYLQASSKIDVLMEQIESKAGKHKILVFSQFVSMLDLIKKQLENRGIKYEYLTGQTRKRAEVVNSFQQNADIPVFLISLKAGGTGLNLTEADYVYLVDPWWNPAVENQAIDRAYRIGQHKNVMAVRLICPDTIEEKIMKLQATKKDLVKDLIQTDGSLFKNLTKKELLGLLS, encoded by the coding sequence ATGAGTGAACAGGTAACCGCGCATCTAGTATCAGAACAAAATCCTTACGATTATATCTTAAAAGATTTTAACCTGAAAAATCTGAGCCAGATTGTTATCCTCAAACATTTAAGCGGATTGATCCATACTGATGTTAAAGGCTTTTACCAGCTTTTCCCAGAGCAGATTGAAATCGATTTTGCAGCCTTAAGCGATGAGGCCTCTGGATTGCCCTTCCCGATTGTTCAGGTGCAGCAGCACTCAAACTCCGTAAAACTTTCTTGTCGTTGTGCCACGCCAAAGCATAAATTGTGTGAGCATCAGGCAAGAGTTTTGTACAATATTCTTCAGCGCCAGGATTTGCTTATTTTCTTCGATGCGAACCTTCGGAAGCAAAGGCTTTTAAAAATTGCAGTTGACTATGGTTTAGAAAAAGAAGAAAACCTCGATCTTCTTTTTAACCTGAGCTATGAAAACGGCCAGGTAGATATCCGTCCAAAAATGGATGCCCTCCAGCCATTCAATAAAGAAGCACAACAAAATTTACAGGAACTTTTACTTCCGGCAACTAAGGCCAAAACAAGATTACAGGCTAAAAACGATCAGCGTAAAATGATCCTGGTTTTTGGGCAACACCGCTATTACAACAATTTAACTGTAGAATTATTTGAAGCCGAAACCACTAAAAGTGGCAAGGTTAAAAACCCGATAAAAGGAATAAATCCCGCTGATTTATTGTTTAAAACAAATGATAACGATCAGGTGAAGTTTTATAGTGGTATTACCACTTTTCAACAGAATTACAATAGCGATCAAAGTGAGGCGGAGATCGAAGCTTTAAAAGCAATCGTTAAAAACCCTGAACAGATCCCTTTTTACCTGCAGGATAGTAAGCAGTCTGTCGCTATTCAAGCGTCGACCATTACAGCGGTTGATGTTCATTTATTAGAAGTAGACCTGCGTCTTTCTGTAAATCAACGCGATGATTATTACGAAATTACAGGTCGGCTAATTATCGAAGGAAAATCTTACGAGTTGGATAACCTGGTATTGGTACACCAGTATTTTGTTAAACTTAACAATCAACTTTATTTAATTGGCAGGTTGGATTTTCTACGTGTAATCGGATTTTTTAAAAAGCAGAGCAACAGATTAATCCTGCACAAAACAAAATATCCTGAGTTTCAAAAAGTTATTTTGGTGCCTTTAGAGGGAAGTATCCATGTAGATTATTCTTATTTAAAACCTGCTACCAAAAGCCAGATCGAAGAAAAAGGTTTTGATCTCGAAAACGAGCAACTGATCTACCTGTCAGAATCTGAAGATTATATTCTCCTCACGCCGGTGATGCGCTATGGGAATTTAGAAATTCCTGTGCTGTCTAAAAAGCAGATTCAGGCGCAGGATAAACTGGGTAATCTCTTTACCTTACACCGTGATGAAAATGCCGAGCTTCAGTTTATTGGAAACGTATTGAAACAGCATCCTTATTTCTACGATCAGGAAACCAACGATTCTTTTTACCTGCACCGCAAACGCTTTTTGGAAGAAGCCTGGTTTCTCGAAGCTTTTGAAGTATGGCGGAACAAAGGCATTCATATTCTGGGTTTCAACCAACTTAAAAACAATAAACTGAGCGAATTTCAGGCTAAAATTAACATCGAGGTATTAAGTGGGACAGATTGGTTTGAAACCAAGGTAAAAGTGAAGTTTGGCAAACAACAGGTTGCACTGAAGCATCTGCATAAATCGATCAGGAACAAAAGTAAGTTTGTAACACTTGGTGATGGAACCCAGGGCATATTACCTCATGAATGGATCGAAAAATTTGCTGCTTATTTTAGTGCAGGCGAAGTAACCGAAGATGCCATTCTTACGCCAAAAATTAAGTTTGCTTCTATAAACGAGCTTTATGAAGATGCTTTGTTAGATGGTGATGTAAAGAACGAGTTGAAACTTTACAAACAGAAATTTGAAGGGACGGATTCGATTCAGGAAGTGGAAGTACCAAAAGGTTTAACAGCAACGTTACGCCATTACCAGAAAGACGGCCTAAACTGGCTCAATTTTTTGGATGATTTTAACTTTGGTTCTTGTTTGGCCGATGATATGGGATTGGGTAAAACCATTCAGGTTTTGGCTTTCATTTTATCACAGCGCGAAAAAGTAAAACACAATACAAATCTGGTGGTGGTTCCGGCTTCGTTAATATTTAACTGGAAGGCCGAAGTAGAGAAATTTGCACCATCTATAAAAATAAAAACCATTTATGCCGGCGAACGGACTAAAACAACTGATACTTTCGATGATTACGAAATCATTTTAACCTCTTACGGAACGTTGCTTTCTGATATCCGTTTCTTAAAGGATTATCGCTTTAACTATATCTTTTTAGATGAATCGCAGCTGATCAAAAACCCAGATTCGCAACGTTATAAAGCGGTTCGGATGCTGCAATCGAGGAATAAAGTAACCATGACGGGAACGCCGATAGAGAACAATACCTTTGATTTGTACGGGCAGCTGTCATTCGCTTGTCCGGGTTTGTTTGGTAGTAAACAGCAGTTTGCCGATTTATATTCAACCCCGATCGATCAGTTTAAGGATAGCAGAAGGGCAGAGGAACTTCAGAAAAAAATTAGGCCGTTTATTCTGCGGAGAACAAAAGAACAAGTGGCGAAAGAACTTCCAGACAAAACAGAAATTGTACTGTATTGCGAAATGGGGGCAGAGCAGCGCGAAGTGTACGAAGCGAACAAAAAGGAAATCCAGGATTTTATTCTGGGTAAACAGGAAGATGAGCTGCCTAAAAGTTCGATGCACGTGTTGAAAAGCATTACCACTTTACGACAGATCTGCAATTCGGCCGCATTATTGGCTGATGGGAAATCTTATTTACAGGCATCATCAAAAATTGATGTATTGATGGAGCAGATTGAGAGCAAGGCCGGAAAACATAAAATCCTGGTTTTTTCTCAATTTGTAAGCATGCTCGATCTGATTAAAAAACAATTGGAAAACCGTGGCATTAAATACGAATACCTCACTGGGCAAACGCGTAAAAGAGCCGAAGTGGTTAACTCTTTTCAGCAAAATGCTGATATTCCTGTCTTCCTGATCAGTTTAAAGGCTGGTGGTACCGGACTGAACCTTACCGAAGCCGATTATGTTTACCTGGTAGACCCATGGTGGAACCCTGCGGTAGAAAACCAGGCCATAGATCGTGCATACAGGATTGGTCAGCATAAAAATGTAATGGCTGTACGCTTAATCTGCCCTGATACCATCGAAGAGAAAATTATGAAACTTCAGGCTACCAAAAAGGATCTGGTTAAAGATCTGATCCAGACGGATGGCAGTTTATTCAAGAATTTAACCAAGAAAGAATTATTGGGGTTGTTGAGTTAG
- a CDS encoding DNA-binding transcriptional regulator YhcF (GntR family) (product_source=COG1725; cath_funfam=1.10.10.10; cog=COG1725; pfam=PF00392; smart=SM00345; superfamily=46785,53822), whose amino-acid sequence MKPEDLIPYINVDEYSSTPKYKQLTNAILAAIESGKLLKNSLLPSINELSFSLEMSRDTAEKGYRNLRKLGVVDSVPGKGYFIINTDFSRKLKVCLLFNKLSTHKKIIYDSFTKTLGERAAIDFYIYNNDFALFKKMIVTKRDDYSHFVIIPHFLEGGENAHEIINTIPKEKLVILDKLLPGVTGDYAAAYENFAQDIYAALEQALDRLSHYRTLKIIFPKNSYFPHEILTGFYRFCQQYAFDHKVIHNIKDEEINPGEVYINLMEDDLVTLIERLIAQKLKIGKDVGVISYNETPLKKIILDGITTISTDFSELGAQAAEFILNGKTEKIAVPFYLNLRKSL is encoded by the coding sequence TTGAAACCAGAAGATTTAATCCCCTACATAAACGTCGACGAGTATTCGTCGACGCCAAAATACAAGCAGTTAACCAATGCTATTTTGGCCGCAATTGAAAGCGGTAAACTTCTGAAAAATAGTTTATTGCCGTCTATTAATGAACTGAGCTTCAGTTTGGAAATGTCGAGAGATACCGCCGAGAAAGGTTACCGCAACCTCCGGAAACTAGGGGTGGTTGATTCTGTACCAGGAAAGGGCTATTTTATTATCAATACCGATTTTTCGCGCAAACTCAAGGTTTGCCTGCTTTTTAATAAGCTCAGTACACACAAAAAGATCATTTACGATTCTTTTACCAAAACACTTGGCGAGCGTGCTGCGATTGATTTTTATATCTACAACAACGATTTCGCCCTGTTTAAAAAAATGATCGTCACCAAACGTGATGATTATTCGCACTTTGTAATTATTCCACATTTTTTAGAGGGTGGCGAAAATGCGCACGAAATTATCAATACCATCCCAAAAGAAAAATTGGTTATCCTTGATAAATTGTTGCCTGGAGTAACAGGCGATTATGCTGCGGCTTATGAAAATTTCGCGCAGGATATCTACGCGGCTTTAGAACAGGCTTTAGACCGGCTTTCTCATTACCGAACCTTAAAAATTATCTTCCCAAAAAACAGCTATTTTCCGCACGAAATACTAACTGGTTTTTATAGGTTCTGCCAGCAATATGCTTTCGATCATAAAGTAATCCACAACATTAAAGACGAAGAAATTAATCCTGGTGAGGTGTACATTAACCTCATGGAAGATGACCTGGTAACACTCATTGAGCGTTTAATTGCCCAAAAACTTAAAATCGGGAAAGATGTTGGCGTAATTTCCTATAACGAAACGCCTTTAAAAAAGATTATTTTGGACGGGATTACCACCATTTCAACAGATTTTAGCGAACTGGGCGCTCAGGCTGCCGAATTTATTCTCAACGGAAAAACTGAAAAGATAGCAGTGCCTTTTTATTTGAACTTGCGTAAATCGCTGTAG
- a CDS encoding L-fuculokinase (product_source=KO:K00879; cath_funfam=3.30.420.40; cog=COG1070; ko=KO:K00879; pfam=PF00370; superfamily=53067), with product MPKPVIAIFDVGKTNKKLFLIDENYSIVYERSARFIETVDEDGEPCENLESLRSSVYDSLHQVLQLKEFDIRAINFSTYGASFVYLDENGDPLTPLYNYLKEYPEELKKAFYAKYGGEEKISLETASPILGSLNSGMQLYRLKNEKPEIFKKVKWALHLPQYLSYLITGKAVADITSIGCHTQLWDFNKSEYHNWVTTEKIDEKFGAFTPADSSLKTDFEGSSVKVGVGLHDSSAALIPYLANFNTPFVLISTGTWCISLNPFNQEPLTAEELKQDCLCYMHFKGKAVKASRIFAGYEHEVQLKRIAEHFDRAAYLFKHLKFNPSMILKLANKIPENQQEQQDFSANSAFPERDLNLFQTAEEAYHQLIFDLIKQQIYSLKLILNTGVKRIFVDGGFGKNAIYMHLLATSIPDIEVYASSVSQATAIGTALAINDAWNENPAPTDMIQLKYYSAIQRTLDF from the coding sequence ATGCCTAAACCTGTTATTGCCATATTTGATGTTGGGAAAACGAATAAAAAACTGTTTCTGATTGATGAAAACTACAGTATTGTTTACGAACGGTCTGCACGTTTTATAGAAACAGTTGATGAAGATGGCGAACCATGCGAAAATCTCGAAAGCCTGCGTTCATCAGTTTATGATTCCCTGCATCAGGTTTTACAGTTAAAAGAGTTCGATATTAGGGCCATAAATTTTTCTACTTATGGTGCCAGTTTTGTTTATCTCGATGAAAACGGCGATCCCCTAACACCACTTTATAACTATTTAAAAGAATACCCGGAGGAGCTTAAAAAAGCCTTTTATGCAAAATATGGAGGTGAGGAGAAGATTTCGTTAGAAACGGCCTCGCCAATTTTGGGCAGCTTAAATTCAGGGATGCAATTGTATCGCCTGAAAAATGAAAAGCCCGAAATATTTAAAAAAGTGAAGTGGGCTTTACATTTGCCTCAATATTTAAGTTATTTAATTACAGGTAAGGCCGTGGCCGATATTACAAGTATAGGCTGCCATACCCAGCTTTGGGATTTCAATAAAAGTGAATACCATAATTGGGTTACCACCGAAAAAATCGACGAGAAATTTGGTGCATTTACCCCTGCAGATTCCAGTCTGAAAACTGATTTCGAAGGGAGCAGCGTAAAGGTTGGTGTAGGTTTGCACGATAGTTCTGCAGCGCTGATTCCTTATCTGGCCAATTTTAATACACCGTTTGTACTCATTTCAACAGGAACCTGGTGTATCAGTTTAAACCCTTTCAACCAGGAACCTTTAACTGCCGAAGAACTTAAACAGGATTGCCTGTGTTACATGCACTTTAAAGGCAAAGCGGTAAAGGCTTCACGTATTTTTGCTGGTTATGAGCACGAGGTACAGCTTAAGCGTATAGCAGAACATTTCGACCGTGCCGCCTATCTGTTTAAACATTTAAAGTTTAATCCTTCAATGATTTTGAAACTGGCCAATAAAATTCCTGAAAACCAACAGGAGCAGCAGGACTTTTCAGCAAATTCTGCTTTCCCGGAGCGTGATCTAAACCTCTTTCAAACAGCAGAAGAAGCCTATCACCAATTAATTTTTGATCTGATCAAACAACAGATTTACTCGTTGAAGCTAATTTTAAATACAGGCGTAAAAAGGATTTTTGTAGATGGTGGTTTCGGTAAAAATGCAATTTACATGCATCTGCTAGCTACTTCTATTCCGGATATTGAGGTTTATGCTTCTTCAGTTTCGCAGGCTACGGCAATAGGAACTGCTTTAGCAATAAATGATGCCTGGAATGAAAATCCTGCACCAACGGATATGATCCAGTTAAAATACTATTCTGCCATACAACGTACGCTAGATTTTTAG